A genomic region of Xiphophorus couchianus chromosome 18, X_couchianus-1.0, whole genome shotgun sequence contains the following coding sequences:
- the slc19a3b gene encoding solute carrier family 19 member 3b isoform X1, producing MGYWAKLKSSGWAYPTIVLSIYGFLANCRVAEPFLTPYLIGPNKNISEEVVTNYLFPVWTYSYLAFLFPVFLLTDFLKYKPVIMVQGLFLVSNYLLLSFAPGLPAMTFLQVNFGIVTSTEVAYFSYIYSVIPLKSYQKATSYLRSAMLTGYTFGASLGQMLVSIGGVDYFYLNAITLGIVCAAFLVSFWLPMPKRTMFFKAEEAVGSLSQKKGSLKNNGQRDSGADKDGESLDDEKMEHAGGAGWCSRESVITAGPLLWKSFKESYSSRHLVYWSLWWALATAGYMQIFNYIQLKWDHIEPSATSSVYNGAVEAVSSVVGAAAAFSVSFIRVTWATWGELTLGLFSAVCSGAVYLMAFTSSIWACYAAYVLFKSCYMFLITITIFQIASNLSMECYALTFGINTFIALLLQTIVTVVVVDETALGLDIVTQFIIYGSYYAAISVLFLIRGTYTACVRRHSVDQTEMKGKESGGEVISTERF from the exons ATGGGGTACTGGGCAAAATTGAAGTCTTCTGGATGGGCTTACCCCACCAtagtgctgtcaatctatgGCTTTCTTGCTAATTGCCGAGTAGCAGAGCCCTTCCTTACACCTTACCTAATTGGAccaaacaagaacatttctgaagaggTG GTGACCAACTATCTGTTTCCTGTTTGGACATACTCATACCTGGCCtttctttttccagttttcctccTGACTGACTTTCTGAAGTACAAACCTGTCATTATGGTACAGGGACTCTTTCTTGTCAGCAACTATCTCTTGCTATCATTTGCCCCTGGTCTGCCTGCAATGACCTTCCTTCAG GTCAACTTTGGAATAGTGACTTCAACAGAGGTTGCCTACTTCTCTTATATTTACAGCGTGATTCCGCTAAAAAGCTATCAAAAAGCTACAAGTTACCTGCGTAGCGCCATGCTGACGGGATATACATTTGGTGCCAGCCTTGGCCAAATGCTTGTCTCCATTGGAG GAGTGGATTACTTCTACTTAAATGCTATAACTCTGGGGATTGTTTGCGCAGCTTTTCTAGTCTCTTTCTGGTTGCCCATGCCCAAAAGGACCATGTTCTTCAAAGCAGAAGAGGCTGTGGGCTCCCTGTCACAGAAGAAAGGGTCACTCAAAAACAATGGACAAAGAGATTCAGGAGCAGACAAGGATGGAGAATCCTTGGATGATGAAAAGATGGAGCATGCTGGCGGTGCTGGCTGGTGCAGCAGGGAAAGTGTGATCACTGCAGGTCCCTTACTTTGGAAAAGCTTTAAGGAATCATATTCTTCTAG GCATTTAGTGTACTGGTCCTTGTGGTGGGCATTGGCCACGGCCGGCTACATGCAAATCTTTAACTACATCCAGCTTAAGTGGGACCATATAGAACCATCTGCCACATCATCTGTCTATAACGGAGCTGTAGAAGCTGTATCTTCTGTTGTTG GTGCTGCTGCAGCGTTCTCTGTGAGCTTCATCAGAGTGACCTGGGCCACGTGGGGAGAGCTGACCCTGGGGCTCTTCTCGGCTGTATGCTCAGGTGCTGTGTATCTGATGGCATTCACCAGCAGTATCTGGGCGTGCTACGCTGCATATGTCTTATTCAAATCCTGCTACATGTTTCTCATTACCATCACAAT ATTTCAGATAGCATCCAACCTCTCCATGGAGTGTTATGCTTTGACGTTTGGGATCAACACGTTCATAGCCCTCTTACTGCAGACTATTGTCACAGTCGTTGTTGTGGATGAAACTGCACTGGGACTGGACATCGTCACCCAG TTTATCATATATGGCAGCTACTATGCTGCCATCTCAGTTCTCTTTCTGATCCGAGGGACCTACACCGCCTGCGTACGTCGGCATTCTGTGGATCAGacagaaatgaaaggaaaagaatcAGGTGGAGAGGTGATCTCTACTGAACGTTTCTGA
- the slc19a3b gene encoding solute carrier family 19 member 3b isoform X2, translating to MVQGLFLVSNYLLLSFAPGLPAMTFLQVNFGIVTSTEVAYFSYIYSVIPLKSYQKATSYLRSAMLTGYTFGASLGQMLVSIGGVDYFYLNAITLGIVCAAFLVSFWLPMPKRTMFFKAEEAVGSLSQKKGSLKNNGQRDSGADKDGESLDDEKMEHAGGAGWCSRESVITAGPLLWKSFKESYSSRHLVYWSLWWALATAGYMQIFNYIQLKWDHIEPSATSSVYNGAVEAVSSVVGAAAAFSVSFIRVTWATWGELTLGLFSAVCSGAVYLMAFTSSIWACYAAYVLFKSCYMFLITITIFQIASNLSMECYALTFGINTFIALLLQTIVTVVVVDETALGLDIVTQFIIYGSYYAAISVLFLIRGTYTACVRRHSVDQTEMKGKESGGEVISTERF from the exons ATGGTACAGGGACTCTTTCTTGTCAGCAACTATCTCTTGCTATCATTTGCCCCTGGTCTGCCTGCAATGACCTTCCTTCAG GTCAACTTTGGAATAGTGACTTCAACAGAGGTTGCCTACTTCTCTTATATTTACAGCGTGATTCCGCTAAAAAGCTATCAAAAAGCTACAAGTTACCTGCGTAGCGCCATGCTGACGGGATATACATTTGGTGCCAGCCTTGGCCAAATGCTTGTCTCCATTGGAG GAGTGGATTACTTCTACTTAAATGCTATAACTCTGGGGATTGTTTGCGCAGCTTTTCTAGTCTCTTTCTGGTTGCCCATGCCCAAAAGGACCATGTTCTTCAAAGCAGAAGAGGCTGTGGGCTCCCTGTCACAGAAGAAAGGGTCACTCAAAAACAATGGACAAAGAGATTCAGGAGCAGACAAGGATGGAGAATCCTTGGATGATGAAAAGATGGAGCATGCTGGCGGTGCTGGCTGGTGCAGCAGGGAAAGTGTGATCACTGCAGGTCCCTTACTTTGGAAAAGCTTTAAGGAATCATATTCTTCTAG GCATTTAGTGTACTGGTCCTTGTGGTGGGCATTGGCCACGGCCGGCTACATGCAAATCTTTAACTACATCCAGCTTAAGTGGGACCATATAGAACCATCTGCCACATCATCTGTCTATAACGGAGCTGTAGAAGCTGTATCTTCTGTTGTTG GTGCTGCTGCAGCGTTCTCTGTGAGCTTCATCAGAGTGACCTGGGCCACGTGGGGAGAGCTGACCCTGGGGCTCTTCTCGGCTGTATGCTCAGGTGCTGTGTATCTGATGGCATTCACCAGCAGTATCTGGGCGTGCTACGCTGCATATGTCTTATTCAAATCCTGCTACATGTTTCTCATTACCATCACAAT ATTTCAGATAGCATCCAACCTCTCCATGGAGTGTTATGCTTTGACGTTTGGGATCAACACGTTCATAGCCCTCTTACTGCAGACTATTGTCACAGTCGTTGTTGTGGATGAAACTGCACTGGGACTGGACATCGTCACCCAG TTTATCATATATGGCAGCTACTATGCTGCCATCTCAGTTCTCTTTCTGATCCGAGGGACCTACACCGCCTGCGTACGTCGGCATTCTGTGGATCAGacagaaatgaaaggaaaagaatcAGGTGGAGAGGTGATCTCTACTGAACGTTTCTGA